A single region of the Bacteroidales bacterium genome encodes:
- a CDS encoding lamin tail domain-containing protein → MKKLILFSFISLFSSMLMAQADCSDLIISEYVEGWSNNKSVEIYNPTPDPIDLIAYRLIRWSNGDETADQDSRYVLPLTGTIPSYGVIVMIQDTNFPGQDTMIDIGLKQRANYMAPADYDEGTPGCRVVFWNGDDAVSLQHFLTGTWTDIDIFGEIGVRPLNWQGTTDPVGAWDDNPPYADGQGNYLTKDQTLVRKSSVKVGINRDVMNLYGPNSFNALLEYDSLPNDTFDSLGFHRCDCKSSAINERPGEISATLYPNPVTSDKISVSSDVEMTRIQLISLFGTLIDEKLVTGHKASYALPFGLGNGVYIVRVFDRENRSAARKLMVY, encoded by the coding sequence ATGAAGAAATTAATACTCTTTTCATTCATCTCGCTATTTTCCAGCATGTTAATGGCTCAGGCCGATTGCTCTGACCTGATCATTTCAGAGTATGTGGAAGGCTGGAGTAATAATAAGTCTGTTGAAATTTACAATCCTACGCCCGATCCGATCGATCTTATTGCCTACCGGTTGATCAGGTGGTCCAACGGTGATGAGACGGCAGACCAGGATTCAAGATATGTCCTGCCCCTGACCGGTACGATCCCGTCTTATGGTGTGATTGTGATGATCCAGGATACGAATTTCCCGGGTCAGGATACCATGATTGACATAGGATTGAAACAAAGGGCAAACTATATGGCACCCGCTGACTATGATGAGGGAACCCCTGGTTGCCGGGTGGTTTTCTGGAATGGCGATGATGCGGTTTCATTGCAGCATTTTTTGACAGGCACCTGGACAGATATTGATATTTTCGGCGAAATAGGTGTGCGTCCTTTAAACTGGCAGGGGACCACAGATCCGGTTGGCGCCTGGGATGATAACCCGCCTTATGCCGATGGACAGGGCAATTACCTGACCAAAGACCAGACCCTTGTGCGCAAATCCAGTGTGAAGGTCGGGATTAACCGTGATGTGATGAACCTTTACGGCCCCAATAGTTTTAATGCACTTTTGGAATATGATTCTTTGCCCAATGACACTTTCGATAGCCTCGGATTTCACCGTTGTGATTGCAAGTCTTCAGCTATCAATGAACGACCGGGTGAAATTAGCGCAACACTGTATCCAAATCCGGTTACTTCAGATAAGATTTCTGTCAGCAGCGATGTGGAAATGACCCGAATTCAGCTTATAAGTTTATTCGGCACTTTGATTGATGAAAAGCTTGTTACCGGCCACAAGGCAAGCTATGCATTACCTTTCGGTCTGGGCAATGGGGTTTATATTGTCAGGGTGTTCGACAGGGAAAACAGGTCTGCCGCCAGGAAGTTAATGGTTTATTGA
- a CDS encoding TonB-dependent receptor, whose amino-acid sequence MLKKEVATWSRVFREGKKFLIFMLLTTPIGLMAQTGVVKGTIKDAGNGELLIGVNVVYAAGKGTVTGSDGSYRLELSYGTYELQVSYVGYVNHTSRIVVNAPTMNLNISLKNITLSEVEVVADLAQTRETPVAFTTISPLKIEEELASQDIPMLLTRTPGVYATQQGGGDGDARMNIRGFNQRNIAVMVDGIPVNDMENGWVYWSNWFGLDAVTRNIQVQRGLGASKLVIPSVGGTVNIIIKGIEDKARFSVKQEYGSDAFLRTSLGWNSGQLKNGWGITLAGSYKRGDGWVDGTWTEGWFYFARIDKKLGRHLVSLSAMGAPQKHGQRSYKKSIAFFDKSYAAEQGVDTAGMQASHGFKFNENWGYLQREGEDRELLSERMNYYHKPLISLRDFWNISERVYLSNIFYVSLGKGGGTGPAKSDKYGTPSSSTFPIVDSTGQINFQGIYDLNHYSEDGRSRGILRSSVNDHYWYGFLSTFNYRINELWEFSGGIDLRTYKGKHYMIVHDLLGGDYFLDNSNQNRGDIIRKEGDNIQYSDDGLVRWGGMFGLVKWRSGNWSAFANLSGSYNGYKRVDYYIPKELQVGDTALLIGYSDSVIYSGQMYTRYSKGLKVNQTPWRWFPGFTLKGGVNYNLSERSNLFMNLGYLSKSPRFNNVFYYDNVEFSNPENENVTAFELGYSYYSKKISLDVNGYLTLWKNKPADRTSTFVDPVEETTYQVNINGMNARHIGIEAEFNHDITRSLSYNLMVSVGNWIWTSEDTARVYVNNHIADSIYFNAKGVHVGDAAQTQFSGGIRWEIINDLYISGSATYFTRYFSEFDPISLSPDINPNYLDENGNPKESWQIPNYALIDINAGYTLKIKKVYVDFRGSVLNLLNTEYISDAQNNDTYSSPTQSFDAQSAGVFFGLGRRFNLSVKVSF is encoded by the coding sequence ATGTTGAAAAAAGAAGTAGCAACCTGGTCAAGGGTGTTCCGGGAAGGAAAGAAATTTCTGATTTTCATGCTGCTGACCACCCCGATTGGTTTAATGGCCCAGACCGGCGTGGTGAAAGGGACCATTAAAGATGCGGGCAATGGTGAATTACTGATTGGTGTGAATGTTGTCTATGCTGCCGGCAAAGGCACTGTTACCGGATCCGACGGATCATACCGGCTCGAGTTGTCTTACGGAACCTACGAACTGCAGGTTTCTTATGTCGGTTATGTCAACCATACGAGCCGGATCGTGGTGAACGCTCCGACGATGAACCTGAATATCAGTTTGAAAAATATAACCCTATCGGAGGTTGAAGTTGTAGCGGACCTGGCGCAGACCCGTGAAACACCCGTGGCATTCACTACCATCTCACCTTTAAAGATTGAGGAAGAACTTGCTTCTCAGGATATACCCATGCTGCTGACCCGCACCCCCGGTGTTTATGCCACCCAACAGGGTGGAGGTGATGGCGATGCACGGATGAACATCCGCGGTTTTAACCAGCGCAATATTGCCGTGATGGTGGATGGAATCCCGGTCAACGATATGGAAAACGGCTGGGTTTACTGGTCTAACTGGTTCGGCCTTGATGCTGTAACACGCAATATACAGGTTCAACGAGGGCTCGGAGCATCAAAGCTGGTCATCCCTTCCGTTGGAGGTACTGTGAACATCATCATCAAGGGAATTGAAGACAAGGCCCGGTTTTCCGTGAAACAGGAATACGGTAGTGACGCTTTTCTGCGGACCAGTCTCGGCTGGAACAGCGGCCAGCTTAAAAACGGATGGGGGATTACACTCGCCGGTTCATATAAAAGAGGTGACGGCTGGGTGGATGGAACCTGGACCGAGGGCTGGTTCTATTTCGCTCGCATTGATAAAAAACTGGGTAGACACTTAGTTAGCCTGTCTGCCATGGGAGCCCCGCAAAAACACGGCCAGCGGTCTTACAAAAAATCTATTGCCTTCTTTGATAAGTCATATGCAGCCGAACAGGGTGTAGATACTGCCGGCATGCAGGCTTCCCACGGGTTCAAATTCAACGAGAACTGGGGCTACCTGCAGCGTGAGGGAGAAGACAGGGAACTGCTTTCCGAACGGATGAATTATTATCACAAACCCCTGATCAGCCTGCGTGATTTCTGGAATATCAGTGAAAGGGTTTATTTATCAAATATTTTTTATGTTTCGCTTGGAAAAGGCGGTGGTACAGGACCTGCAAAATCTGATAAATACGGAACCCCCAGCAGTTCTACCTTTCCTATCGTTGATTCGACCGGACAGATCAATTTTCAAGGGATTTATGATCTGAATCACTATTCCGAAGACGGAAGATCGCGGGGTATATTGCGAAGCAGTGTGAATGACCATTACTGGTATGGATTCTTGTCTACCTTTAATTACCGGATCAATGAGCTTTGGGAATTTTCCGGCGGTATCGACTTAAGAACATACAAGGGCAAACATTATATGATCGTTCATGACCTGCTGGGCGGGGATTATTTCCTTGATAATTCCAATCAGAACAGGGGAGATATAATCAGAAAAGAGGGCGATAATATCCAGTACAGTGATGATGGCCTTGTTCGTTGGGGAGGCATGTTCGGGCTGGTGAAATGGCGCAGCGGGAACTGGTCGGCTTTTGCCAACCTTTCCGGTTCATACAATGGCTATAAGCGTGTCGATTATTACATTCCAAAAGAGCTCCAGGTTGGGGATACTGCCCTTCTCATCGGATATAGTGACTCGGTTATTTATTCAGGACAAATGTATACACGCTATTCAAAAGGATTAAAAGTTAACCAGACGCCATGGAGATGGTTTCCCGGATTTACCTTAAAAGGCGGAGTGAATTATAACCTGAGCGAACGGTCGAATCTTTTTATGAACCTGGGCTACTTATCGAAATCACCCCGGTTTAACAATGTCTTTTATTATGACAATGTGGAATTCAGTAATCCGGAAAATGAAAATGTGACGGCATTTGAATTGGGTTACAGCTATTACAGCAAGAAGATTTCCCTGGATGTGAACGGCTATCTTACCCTCTGGAAGAACAAACCCGCTGACCGCACATCAACATTTGTCGATCCGGTCGAGGAGACAACTTACCAGGTCAATATCAACGGGATGAATGCCAGGCACATAGGTATTGAAGCCGAATTTAATCATGATATCACCAGGTCACTGTCGTATAACCTGATGGTGTCGGTTGGAAACTGGATATGGACTTCTGAAGATACTGCCAGGGTTTACGTCAACAATCATATAGCTGATTCAATTTATTTTAATGCAAAAGGTGTTCATGTCGGTGATGCCGCACAGACCCAATTTTCAGGAGGTATCCGGTGGGAGATTATCAATGACCTTTACATTTCAGGCTCAGCAACTTATTTTACCCGTTATTTCTCTGAATTCGATCCCATCAGCCTTTCTCCGGATATTAACCCGAATTACCTGGATGAAAATGGAAATCCAAAGGAATCATGGCAAATACCGAATTACGCTTTAATCGACATCAATGCCGGATATACGCTTAAGATAAAAAAAGTTTATGTCGATTTCAGGGGTTCTGTGTTGAATTTACTGAATACGGAATATATTTCTGATGCCCAGAACAACGATACATACAGCTCGCCTACACAGTCCTTCGATGCACAATCCGCAGGAGTATTCTTTGGTTTGGGCAGAAGATTTAATTTGTCGGTGAAAGTGTCGTTTTGA